The following are from one region of the Salvia hispanica cultivar TCC Black 2014 chromosome 1, UniMelb_Shisp_WGS_1.0, whole genome shotgun sequence genome:
- the LOC125207519 gene encoding SAGA-associated factor 29 homolog A-like isoform X1, whose translation MSSPDIAGILDNSKELDRLRKEQEEVLLEINKMHKKLISSPEVVEKPGDSSLSKLKMLYMQAKELSESEVSISSQLLGQLDALMPSGTQGQHRRRIEGSEQKKKRVKADSEVPRLSPSMRSHLESLASLKGEQVAARITQENSGKDEWFVVKVIHFDKETREFEVLDEDPGEDEESTVQRKYKLPMSHIIPFPKRSDLSNIPDFPTGRHVLAVYPETTALYKATVCQTRKRKIDDYVVEFDDDEEDGNLPKRLVPFYRVVALPDGFRQ comes from the exons ATGTCGTCGCCGGACATTGCCGGAATCCTTGACAACTCGAAGGAGCTCGATCGGTTGAGGAAAGAGCAGGAGGAGGTGCTTCTCGAGATCAACAAGATGCATAAGAAGCTGATTTCCT CACCGGAGGTGGTTGAAAAGCCGGGTGATTCTTCACTATCAAAGCTTAAGATGTTATATATGCAAGCCAAAGAGCTGTCAGAGAGTGAAGTGAG TATTTCCAGTCAATTGTTGGGACAACTGGATGCATTAATGCCTTCTGGAACCCAAGGACAACATCGCAGACGGATAG AAGGCAGTGagcagaaaaagaagaggGTAAAGGCTGATTCAGAAGTCCCGAGGCTATCTCCTTCAATGAGAAGTCATCTGGAGTCGTTGGCGAGTTTGAAGGGTGAACAA GTGGCAGCCAGGATCACTCAAGAGAATTCCGGAAAGGATGAGTGGTTTGTGGTGAAAGTAATCCATTTTGACAAGGAAACAAGAGA aTTTGAGGTGCTGGACGAGGACCCCggtgaagatgaagagagtaCTGTGCAGAG AAAATACAAGCTGCCTATGTCTCATATCATACCTTTCCCAAAACGGAGCGATCTGTCGAACATCCCTGACTTTCCTACTGGTAGGCATGTTTTAGCTGTGTATCCAGAGACCACAGCGCTATATAAAGCAACTGTATGCCAGACCCGTAAG AGGAAAATCGACGA TTATGTAGTGGAATTTGACGATGATGAAGAGGATGGAAATTTACCAAAACGGTTGGTGCCATTCTACAGGGTTGTCGCCCTTCCAGATGGATTTCGTCAGTGA
- the LOC125207519 gene encoding SAGA-associated factor 29 homolog B-like isoform X2, whose product MSSPDIAGILDNSKELDRLRKEQEEVLLEINKMHKKLISSPEVVEKPGDSSLSKLKMLYMQAKELSESEVSISSQLLGQLDALMPSGTQGQHRRRIGSEQKKKRVKADSEVPRLSPSMRSHLESLASLKGEQVAARITQENSGKDEWFVVKVIHFDKETREFEVLDEDPGEDEESTVQRKYKLPMSHIIPFPKRSDLSNIPDFPTGRHVLAVYPETTALYKATVCQTRKRKIDDYVVEFDDDEEDGNLPKRLVPFYRVVALPDGFRQ is encoded by the exons ATGTCGTCGCCGGACATTGCCGGAATCCTTGACAACTCGAAGGAGCTCGATCGGTTGAGGAAAGAGCAGGAGGAGGTGCTTCTCGAGATCAACAAGATGCATAAGAAGCTGATTTCCT CACCGGAGGTGGTTGAAAAGCCGGGTGATTCTTCACTATCAAAGCTTAAGATGTTATATATGCAAGCCAAAGAGCTGTCAGAGAGTGAAGTGAG TATTTCCAGTCAATTGTTGGGACAACTGGATGCATTAATGCCTTCTGGAACCCAAGGACAACATCGCAGACGGATAG GCAGTGagcagaaaaagaagaggGTAAAGGCTGATTCAGAAGTCCCGAGGCTATCTCCTTCAATGAGAAGTCATCTGGAGTCGTTGGCGAGTTTGAAGGGTGAACAA GTGGCAGCCAGGATCACTCAAGAGAATTCCGGAAAGGATGAGTGGTTTGTGGTGAAAGTAATCCATTTTGACAAGGAAACAAGAGA aTTTGAGGTGCTGGACGAGGACCCCggtgaagatgaagagagtaCTGTGCAGAG AAAATACAAGCTGCCTATGTCTCATATCATACCTTTCCCAAAACGGAGCGATCTGTCGAACATCCCTGACTTTCCTACTGGTAGGCATGTTTTAGCTGTGTATCCAGAGACCACAGCGCTATATAAAGCAACTGTATGCCAGACCCGTAAG AGGAAAATCGACGA TTATGTAGTGGAATTTGACGATGATGAAGAGGATGGAAATTTACCAAAACGGTTGGTGCCATTCTACAGGGTTGTCGCCCTTCCAGATGGATTTCGTCAGTGA
- the LOC125210592 gene encoding ras-related protein RABB1b, with product MSYDYLFKYIIIGDTGVGKSCLLLQFTDKRFQPVHDLTIGVEFGARMVTIDGRPIKLQIWDTAGQESFRSITRSYYRGAAGALLVYDITRRETFNHLASWLEDAKQHANPNMTIILVGNKSDLSQRRAVSKEEGEQFAKENGLLFLEASARTAQNVEEAFTNTATKILQKIQEGVFDVSNESSGIKIGYGRTQGATGGRDGAVAQRGGCCN from the exons ATGTCGTACGACTACCTCTTCAAGTACATCATCATCGGCGACACAG GTGTGGGCAAATCGTGTTTGCTTCTGCAGTTCACGGATAAGAGGTTCCAGCCGGTGCATGATCTCACAATCGGAGTTGAATTCGGTGCTCGGATGGTTACCATCGACGGCCGCCCAATTAAGCTTCAGATTTGGGACACT GCCGGTCAAGAATCGTTCAGGTCGATCACTAGATCGTATTACAGAGGGGCAGCTGGTGCGCTTTTGGTTTACGACATCACCAG GAGGGAGACTTTTAATCACCTCGCAAGCTGGCTTGAAGATGCTAAGCAGCATGCAAATCCAAATATGACAATCATACTTGTAGGAAATAAAAGTGATCTTTCTCAAAGGAGAGCAGTAAGCAAAGAGGAAGGAGAACAgtttgcaaaagaaaatggaCTTCTGTTCTTGGAGGCATCTGCAAGAACAGCACAAAATGTAGAGGAG GCTTTCACTAACACGGCCACCAAGATACTTCAGAAGATCCAGGAAGGTGTTTTTGACGTGTCTAACGAG TCGTCGGGTATCAAAATTGGGTACGGGCGCACCCAAGGTGCAACAGGTGGAAGAGATGGAGCTGTAGCGCAACGAGGTGGATGCTGCAACTGA
- the LOC125202713 gene encoding cytochrome P450 724B1, giving the protein MGHFPFLGETLAYLKPHHSNSLGFFLQDHCSRYGNVFKSHLFGCPTVVSCDIELNTFILQNEETLFRSSYPKPVHDILGKLSMMLVSGDLHKRLRSVALSFINASKSSPEFLSYVDTLSLSFIHSWRDTTRLEFFKEAKKLTFYLMLKNLMSIEPDDPLAENILEEFLTFMKGFVSLPVYIPGNAYSKAVKARRRILSTLKDAIKNREKIMGNGSNVKGDFLDELLQKDCLNDEEKVSVLLDLLFAGYETTSGLMALVVYFLAQAPSALEKLREEHQSLRERKKEGEPLNWEDYKKMEFTSHVISEALRCGNLVKFVHRKALKDVHFKEYTIPAGWQVLPIILATHLDPNLHKSPLEFNPWRWTDPATNRKVTPFGGGVRICPGAEIGKLETAFFLHHFVLNFRWKTKEEDGPMSCPYLDFKGGLVLQIEQIN; this is encoded by the exons ATGGGGCATTTCCCTTTCCTTGGTGAAACTCTTGCTTATCTCAAACCTCATCATTCTAACTCTCTTGGCTTCTTCTTGCAAGATCATTGCTCTAG GTATGGGAATGTGTTCAAGTCGCATCTATTTGGGTGTCCAACGGTGGTGTCGTGTGACATCGAGCTAAACACGTTTATCCTGCAAAACGAAGAAACGCTATTCCGAAGCAGCTACCCGAAGCCAGTTCACGACATCCTCGGGAAGCTGTCGATGATGCTGGTCTCCGGGGACCTCCACAAGAGGCTAAGGAGCGTCGCGCTTAGCTTCATCAACGCCTCTAAGTCGAGCCCCGAGTTTCTATCCTACGTCGATACACTCTCCCTCTCCTTCATCCACTCTTGGAGAGACACCACCCGGCTTGAGTTCTTTAAAGAAGCCAAAAAG CTAACTTTTTATCTCATGTTAAAAAATCTAATGAGCATTGAGCCTGATGATCCCTTAGCTGAAAATATACTTGAAGAATTCCTCACTTTCATGAAAGGCTTTGTTTCTCTTCCGGTTTACATCCCCGGGAATGCTTATTCAAAGGCTGTCAAG GCGAGGAGAAGGATCTTATCGACTTTGAAAGatgccataaaaaatagagagaaaataatgggAAATGGATCAAATGTGAAAGGGGATTTTCTAGATGAATTACTGCAAAAGGATTGCTTAAATGATGAAGAAAAAGTGAGCGTTTTGTTGGACCTTTTGTTTGCTGGTTATGAAACAACCTCAGGGCTTATGGCCCTCGTTGTCTACTTTCTAGCCCAGGCCCCATCTGCCCTTGAAAAGCTTCGG GAAGAACACCAATCCCTAAGGGAAAGGAAGAAGGAAGGAGAGCCTTTGAATTGGGAAGACTACAAGAAAATGGAGTTTACTTCTCAT GTGATTAGTGAAGCTCTGCGTTGTGGAAATCTAGTGAAGTTTGTGCATAGGAAAGCTCTGAAGGATGTACACTTCAAAG AATACACAATTCCAGCAGGGTGGCAAGTCCTCCCCATTATTTTAGCTACACATTTGGATCCCAACCTCCACAAAAGTCCATTGGAGTTTAACCCCTGGAGATGGACT GACCCAGCCACCAACAGAAAAGTCACCCCTTTTGGTGGTGGAGTGAGAATTTGTCCAGGTGCTGAAATTGGTAAATTGGAGACTGCATTTTTCCTTCACCATTTTGTTCTTAATTTCAG GTGGAAAActaaagaagaagatggtCCTATGTCATGCCCTTACTTGGATTTCAAAGGAGGCTTAGTTCTACAAATAGAGCAAATAAACTAG
- the LOC125218433 gene encoding uncharacterized protein LOC125218433: MLSIPQKWHFSSHPLPRISSVLNPPGEIKRVVLSPKGRTKLNPLPDREFYASPRFVKHVDDKFISNLRDLYGEILRPEMEILDLCSSWVSHLPDEVAYERVVGHGLNAQELARNPRLSYFFVKDLNKDQKLEMEDSTFHAVLCTVSVQYLQQPEKVFAEVFRVLRPGGVFIVSFSNRLFYEKAIAAWRDGTGYSRVQLVVQYFQCVEGFTQPQVIRKLPNAKQGNSIFSQIAGVFGLLSGSDPFYAVIAYKNFKPIYE; encoded by the exons ATGCTATCGATTCCCCAAAAATGGCACTTTTCATCACACCCCCTTCCGAGAATCTCGAGTGTTCTCAACCCCCCCGGCGAAATTAAGCGCGTCGTCCTGTCGCCGAAGGGGCGAACAAAGCTGAACCCGTTGCCCGACCGAGAATTCTACGCGTCCCCGCGGTTCGTGAAGCACGTGGACGACAAATTCATATCGAACCTGAGGGACCTCTACGGCGAGATTCTGAGACCGGAGATGGAGATTCTGGACCTCTGCAGCTCCTGGGTGAGCCATTTGCCCGACGAGGTGGCGTACGAGAGAGTCGTAGGGCACGGGCTCAACGCGCAGGAGCTCGCCAGGAACCCGAGGCTCAGTTACTTTTTCGTCAAGGATTTGAACAAGGATCAGAAGCTGGAAATGGAGGATTCCACATTTCATGCGGTTTTGTGCACGGTTAGTGTGCAGTATCTGCAGCAGCCGGAGAAG GTATTTGCGGAAGTGTTTCGAGTGCTGAGGCCGGGCGGGGTGTTTATAGTGAGCTTTAGTAATAGGCTATTCTACGAGAAGGCGATAGCAGCATGGCGAGATGGGACAGGGTATAGCCGGGTGCAGCTGGTGGTGCAATACTTCCAATGTGTGGAGGGCTTCACCCAACCTCAAGTTATTAGAAAACTCCCAAATGCAAAACAGGGTAACTCCATTTTCAGCCAAATTGCAGGCGTCTTTGGGTTGTTATCTGGATCAGATCCTTTCTATGCAGTCATTGcttataaaaatttcaaacctATATATGAATGA
- the LOC125193544 gene encoding 28 kDa ribonucleoprotein, chloroplastic-like gives MTSATALHLRLLECCCAATIPKTSIFKPSFSLKQIHFPHSSIHLKLKNSPSRIIPFAAEDEGAAATAVDSSSWESGEENVEGDGAEESFVQPSEEAKLFVGNLPYDIDSEKLAQLFDQAGVVEISEVIYNRQTDQSRGFGFVTMSTVEEAEKAVEKFNGYDINGRVLTVNKAAPRGSQPERVIRTYEPSFRMYVGNLPWQVDNARLMQLFSEHGEVVDARVVFDRETGRSRGFGFVTMSTEAELNNAIAALDGQSVDGRAIRVNVAEQRPRRTNF, from the exons ATGACTTCTGCAACTGCTCTCCATCTTAGATTGCTCGAATGCTGCTGCGCAGCGACTATCCCCAAAACTTCCATTTTCAAACCCTCCTTCTCTCTAAAGCAAATCCACTTCCCTCACTCTTCTATTCACCTCAAATTGAAGAATTCTCCATCCAGAATCATCCCATTCGCCGCCGAAGATGAAGGGGCAGCCGCTACAGCCGTCGATTCTTCTTCGTGGGAGAGCGGCGAGGAAAATGTGGAAGGCGATGGCGCCGAGGAGTCATTTGTTCAGCCTTCGGAGGAGGCGAAGCTCTTCGTCGGAAATTTGCCGTACGATATTGACAGTGAGAAATTGGCGCAGCTTTTCGACCAAGCTGGAGTTGTGGAGATTTCTGAG GTGATTTACAATAGGCAAACGGATCAAAGCCGAGGATTTGGATTTGTAACAATGAGCACGGTGGAAGAAGCTGAGAAGGCTGTCGAGAAGTTCAATGGCTAT GATATAAACGGAAGAGTATTGACGGTAAACAAGGCAGCTCCTAGAGGTTCTCAGCCGGAAAGGGTTATTAGAACATACGAGCCTTCCTTCAGGATGTATGTTGGTAACTTGCCGTGGCAGGTGGATAATGCTCGCCTCATGCAGCTGTTCAGTGAACATGGCGAAGTTGTTGATGCCAGAGTGGTGTTCGACAGGGAGACGGGAAGGTCGCGTGGATTTGGCTTTGTCACGATGTCGACTGAGGCAGAATTAAATAACGCTATAGCTGCTCTTGATGGACAG AGTGTGGATGGGCGTGCGATTAGAGTTAATGTTGCGGAGCAGAGACCGAGACGCACCAACTTCTAA